One window of Nocardia nova SH22a genomic DNA carries:
- a CDS encoding alpha/beta fold hydrolase, with product MNEITAAARMRIGLMIAAMSASLLAGQVTGVANAAPGSSQEQMMALPGGDIHVVTDGTPGADAVVLIHGLGSSTVSWDPVMPALRDRYVVRVDLLGHGRSAKPDTGYSMAEQAVRVGAVLDRLGVRRAVVVGHSTGGYVATSLAEQRHDLVRALALVDTGSRLDAFTDNGPAGDLLLNPVVGPALWPLLPESVLRYALSSAFARDDQIPDRMVADLRGMTYRSLTATSAASDDYLRDRQEPDRLLDLGLPVLVIYGTKDKRWPAASFEDYRRVPQVRIESVDSGHTPMIEAPAPTGTLLHDFAAQY from the coding sequence ATGAACGAGATCACCGCTGCCGCGAGGATGCGCATCGGGCTGATGATCGCCGCGATGTCGGCGTCGCTGCTGGCCGGTCAGGTGACGGGTGTGGCGAATGCCGCGCCGGGCAGTTCCCAGGAGCAGATGATGGCCTTGCCGGGCGGCGATATCCACGTCGTCACCGATGGGACGCCCGGTGCGGACGCGGTGGTGCTGATCCATGGACTGGGCTCCTCCACGGTCTCCTGGGATCCGGTGATGCCCGCGCTGCGGGACCGCTACGTCGTGCGCGTCGACCTGCTCGGACACGGTCGGTCGGCCAAACCGGATACCGGTTACAGCATGGCCGAACAGGCGGTCCGGGTCGGTGCGGTTCTGGATCGGCTCGGTGTGCGCCGTGCGGTGGTCGTCGGGCATTCGACCGGGGGATATGTGGCTACTTCGTTGGCCGAGCAGCGTCACGATCTCGTGCGTGCCCTGGCTCTGGTCGATACGGGCTCGAGGCTGGACGCCTTCACCGACAACGGTCCGGCGGGTGACCTGCTGCTCAATCCTGTTGTGGGCCCGGCCTTGTGGCCGCTGCTCCCGGAATCCGTGCTGCGGTATGCGCTGAGCAGTGCCTTCGCCCGTGATGATCAGATTCCCGATCGGATGGTCGCCGATCTGCGCGGTATGACCTATCGCAGCCTCACCGCGACCTCCGCCGCCTCGGACGACTATCTGCGCGACCGGCAGGAGCCGGACCGTCTCCTGGATCTCGGCCTGCCGGTGCTGGTGATCTACGGTACGAAGGACAAGCGCTGGCCCGCAGCGTCTTTCGAGGACTACCGCCGAGTTCCGCAGGTGCGGATCGAGTCCGTCGACTCCGGGCACACCCCGATGATCGAGGCTCCGGCTCCCACCGGGACTCTCCTCCACGACTTCGCCGCACAGTACTGA
- a CDS encoding GNAT family N-acetyltransferase: protein MVSCLVVPVLGDGVIRLRAFDAADAGLIVEAGRDPLIPSITTVPAHGDEGDARAFIARQHERAISGQGWSFVIAEAGTDAAVGQIGLWRRDIRHGRASVGYWVAQRFRGRGYATRALRVLTSWGAALDEVSRLELYVEPWNEGSWRAAESAGYEREGLLRRWQVIDGRPRDMYMYAHLPPLRSD from the coding sequence GTGGTGAGCTGTCTGGTGGTGCCGGTGCTGGGGGACGGGGTGATTCGGCTGCGGGCGTTCGACGCGGCCGATGCCGGTCTGATCGTGGAGGCGGGGCGTGATCCGCTGATTCCGTCGATCACCACCGTGCCCGCGCATGGGGACGAAGGCGATGCACGGGCGTTCATCGCGCGTCAGCACGAGCGGGCGATCAGCGGGCAGGGGTGGTCATTCGTCATTGCCGAGGCCGGTACCGATGCCGCCGTCGGGCAGATCGGACTGTGGCGGCGGGATATCCGGCACGGCCGCGCATCGGTCGGATATTGGGTGGCGCAACGGTTTCGGGGTCGCGGGTATGCGACGCGAGCGCTGCGCGTGCTCACCTCGTGGGGTGCCGCGCTGGACGAGGTGTCCCGGCTCGAGCTGTATGTGGAACCGTGGAACGAGGGATCGTGGCGGGCCGCCGAATCCGCCGGTTACGAGCGCGAGGGCCTGCTGCGGCGGTGGCAGGTGATCGATGGGCGGCCGCGTGACATGTACATGTACGCGCATCTCCCGCCGCTTCGATCGGATTGA
- a CDS encoding ArsR/SmtB family transcription factor has protein sequence MHAFDVLGDPVRRRILELLSSDEMSAGEVVRAVGDEFGISQPAVSQHLKVLRESGFARIRAEGTRRVYSLDPAPLRDVDEWLNPFRRFWEPRLDALATEIARGKKARREGAPPPSTEEQS, from the coding sequence GTGCACGCGTTCGATGTCCTCGGCGACCCGGTCCGAAGACGCATTCTCGAGTTGCTGTCCAGCGACGAGATGTCGGCCGGTGAGGTCGTTCGCGCGGTCGGTGACGAGTTCGGGATCAGTCAGCCCGCGGTGTCGCAGCATCTCAAGGTGCTGCGGGAGTCGGGGTTCGCGCGGATCCGTGCCGAGGGAACCCGCCGGGTGTACTCGCTGGACCCGGCGCCGCTTCGCGACGTCGACGAGTGGCTGAATCCGTTCCGCCGGTTCTGGGAACCACGCCTGGACGCGCTGGCGACCGAGATCGCCCGAGGTAAGAAGGCGCGCCGGGAGGGCGCCCCGCCACCATCCACAGAGGAGCAGTCATGA
- a CDS encoding GAP family protein yields the protein MVTVIGRTLPFAAAIAVSPLPVIVAVLILVSDRARTKSIGYLAGRLGAFVAVVALVALVIGGTATRHAQHGPSTTVSLVRVGFGCALVLIAGRLWFRRGRPGAELPTSRLLHGVDRVTPVRAFALGVALVVIDVGSLVPGIMGGLDIGEARLEPGAAIGAGAVFTAIALASCIVPILAYLIAGSRLDAGLASAKTWLTANDRTVAMVMLFVLGTMMVGRGIEALSTR from the coding sequence ATGGTCACCGTCATCGGTCGGACCCTTCCATTCGCCGCGGCGATCGCGGTGAGCCCACTGCCGGTCATCGTGGCGGTGCTGATTCTGGTCTCCGATCGAGCACGCACCAAGAGCATCGGCTATCTCGCGGGTCGGCTGGGCGCCTTCGTCGCCGTGGTCGCACTGGTCGCGCTGGTGATCGGCGGCACCGCCACCCGGCACGCACAGCACGGACCCTCGACCACAGTGTCGCTGGTGCGTGTCGGATTCGGTTGCGCCCTCGTCCTGATCGCCGGTCGGCTCTGGTTCCGGCGTGGGCGTCCCGGCGCCGAACTGCCGACGAGCAGACTGCTCCACGGCGTCGATCGGGTCACCCCGGTCCGGGCGTTCGCGCTCGGGGTCGCGTTGGTGGTGATCGACGTCGGCTCACTGGTTCCGGGCATCATGGGCGGCTTGGACATCGGCGAGGCGCGACTGGAACCGGGGGCGGCGATCGGTGCCGGTGCCGTCTTCACCGCGATCGCGCTCGCTTCCTGCATCGTCCCGATTCTCGCCTATCTGATCGCGGGCTCCCGGCTCGACGCCGGGCTGGCATCGGCCAAGACCTGGCTGACGGCCAACGACCGGACGGTGGCGATGGTCATGCTCTTCGTCCTGGGCACGATGATGGTCGGCCGGGGTATCGAGGCATTGTCGACGCGGTAG
- a CDS encoding oxygenase MpaB family protein yields MTPTVPLRHPAAPQSVPGPALAPFARALGLREPTAEQFRELGEALTVGDRPMDELVEWMYAEGMATTRPLFERALRDGIAAVPEAPDPMRTFFERLETVPDWVDWKKIRHAERITGLGGPDGMYVARDMSFLGGYLASGFNKTLLRTGALEKGSAKRFAETAQWAMDVTAPGGMRPQGIGYRSTVHVRMIHSMVRRHVAAQPDWRGEEWGLPINQTDMAATLVGALIAPTIGAIGMGVLVTPRDADAMAHFARYVGWVMGVEERFLPNGFRDSVRILYHTMTAITNPDDTSRQLAIPMRDDPLGWHYRHLPEVRRRIARSQHLSIATMFLGPAAMRELGLPAFTVPWYPMLRIPINLTRSVWARTSPGRFDRAVARARNAQETFIRTLAGPGSAVIGESAQHISKAA; encoded by the coding sequence GCCGCGCCGCAATCCGTCCCGGGCCCCGCCCTCGCGCCGTTCGCGCGAGCTCTGGGGCTACGTGAACCGACCGCCGAACAGTTCCGGGAGCTGGGCGAGGCGCTGACCGTGGGCGATCGGCCGATGGACGAGCTGGTGGAGTGGATGTACGCCGAGGGCATGGCGACCACGCGGCCATTGTTCGAACGCGCGTTGCGGGACGGCATCGCGGCGGTGCCGGAGGCGCCGGATCCGATGCGGACGTTCTTCGAGCGGCTCGAGACGGTCCCGGACTGGGTGGACTGGAAGAAGATCCGCCACGCCGAACGGATCACCGGACTCGGCGGTCCCGACGGAATGTACGTCGCGCGCGACATGTCGTTCCTGGGCGGCTATCTGGCCTCCGGCTTCAACAAGACCCTGCTGCGCACCGGAGCCCTGGAGAAGGGCTCGGCCAAGCGGTTCGCGGAGACCGCCCAGTGGGCGATGGACGTCACCGCACCCGGCGGGATGCGGCCGCAGGGCATCGGCTACCGCTCCACGGTGCACGTCCGGATGATCCACTCGATGGTGCGCAGACACGTTGCGGCACAGCCGGACTGGCGCGGTGAGGAGTGGGGCCTGCCGATCAATCAGACGGATATGGCCGCCACCCTGGTGGGCGCGCTCATCGCGCCGACGATCGGCGCCATCGGCATGGGCGTGCTGGTCACGCCGCGCGATGCCGACGCCATGGCCCATTTCGCCCGCTACGTCGGCTGGGTCATGGGCGTGGAGGAACGCTTCCTGCCCAACGGTTTCCGCGACAGCGTCCGCATCCTGTACCACACCATGACCGCGATCACGAACCCCGACGATACGAGCCGTCAGCTCGCGATCCCGATGCGCGACGACCCGCTGGGCTGGCATTACCGCCATCTGCCGGAAGTTCGCCGCCGGATCGCCCGCTCCCAGCACCTGTCGATTGCCACGATGTTCCTGGGCCCGGCGGCGATGCGGGAACTCGGCCTGCCCGCCTTCACGGTGCCGTGGTATCCGATGCTGCGCATCCCGATCAACCTCACCCGATCGGTCTGGGCGCGGACCTCCCCCGGCCGCTTCGACCGCGCCGTGGCCAGGGCGCGCAACGCCCAGGAGACGTTCATCCGCACCCTCGCCGGACCCGGCAGTGCCGTGATCGGCGAATCGGCCCAGCACATCAGCAAGGCCGCCTAG
- a CDS encoding FAD-dependent monooxygenase — translation MRILISGASVAGPVLAYWLVQQGFSVTIVERSAAPRTSGGHAVDLFRPAMDISERMGVLDRIEARVTGTTRLTLCPEGGGRPARVDLAKVFGAASDRHAEIMRDDLSEIYYEAARDDVEYIFGDSITAISPDGRVCFENAAPRDFDLVVGADGLHSNVRRLVFGDEARFSVHTGACLAVVSLPGTASADGELRIHVGVGRTAGMYRARHLDDARALFLFRAEPDFHHHDVDRQKTLLRNAFRGVDAEVAGWLDALDDTPAFYFDSITQLSMDTWSRGRVTLVGDAGYCPGPAVGGSTTLAVVGAYVLAGELARAGGDLERALPAYERAMAAHVRGGREVATGAAKTLIPTSALGVRGLVQATRLLSILPTPAARTFLRLTSTTARVYNSMTVENYEWARSV, via the coding sequence ATGCGAATTCTGATCTCCGGCGCGAGTGTCGCCGGTCCCGTCCTCGCCTATTGGCTTGTCCAGCAGGGATTTTCGGTGACGATAGTCGAGCGGTCGGCGGCCCCGCGCACCTCCGGCGGACATGCGGTGGATCTGTTCCGCCCCGCGATGGACATCTCCGAGCGGATGGGTGTGCTCGATCGTATCGAGGCGCGTGTCACGGGGACGACCAGGCTGACGCTGTGCCCCGAAGGCGGGGGACGGCCCGCGCGGGTGGATCTGGCGAAGGTTTTCGGCGCCGCCTCCGATCGGCATGCCGAGATCATGCGCGACGATCTGAGCGAGATCTACTACGAGGCAGCGCGCGACGATGTCGAATACATCTTCGGCGACTCGATCACCGCGATCTCGCCGGACGGGCGCGTGTGCTTCGAGAACGCCGCGCCCCGCGACTTCGATCTGGTGGTCGGCGCGGACGGACTGCACTCGAACGTGCGCCGTCTCGTCTTCGGCGACGAGGCCCGTTTCAGTGTGCACACCGGGGCATGTCTGGCGGTGGTGTCGCTGCCCGGAACCGCAAGCGCCGACGGTGAACTCCGTATCCACGTGGGGGTCGGCCGCACCGCCGGGATGTATCGCGCGCGGCACCTCGACGACGCGCGGGCCTTGTTCCTGTTCCGCGCCGAACCCGACTTCCACCACCACGATGTGGACCGGCAGAAGACACTGCTACGCAATGCTTTTCGCGGCGTCGATGCCGAGGTCGCGGGCTGGCTGGACGCTCTCGACGATACCCCCGCCTTCTATTTCGACTCCATCACCCAGCTGAGCATGGACACCTGGTCGCGCGGGCGGGTCACGCTGGTCGGCGACGCCGGTTACTGCCCCGGCCCGGCGGTGGGTGGCAGCACGACCCTCGCGGTGGTGGGCGCCTACGTCCTGGCCGGTGAGCTGGCCCGCGCGGGCGGCGACCTCGAACGCGCCCTGCCCGCCTACGAACGCGCGATGGCGGCACATGTGCGCGGCGGCCGCGAGGTCGCCACAGGCGCCGCGAAAACCCTGATCCCCACCTCGGCACTCGGCGTACGCGGCCTGGTCCAGGCCACCCGCCTGCTGTCGATCCTCCCCACCCCGGCGGCCCGCACCTTCCTCCGCCTCACCAGCACCACCGCCCGCGTCTACAACTCCATGACCGTGGAGAACTACGAGTGGGCTCGGAGCGTGTGA
- a CDS encoding SRPBCC family protein: MTEPSDHVIAAQPDEVNRELAIDREGDSQHTVQTISQSYPTTVDDLWEACTRPERLARWFAPVGGDLRLGGRYQVEGNASGEVVACDPPRSFTVTWEFGGDSSQVTVRLTQEDDRARLTLEHEHTGDADSPFWAQFGPGATGVGWDLALLGLSLHLISGQDRPDDPEAFARTESARQFIRAASDRWGEASARAGTPQEDATAAAHRTTAFYLGEAPA, encoded by the coding sequence ATGACCGAGCCATCCGACCACGTCATCGCCGCCCAGCCGGACGAGGTGAATCGCGAACTCGCCATCGACCGGGAGGGCGACAGCCAGCACACGGTGCAGACCATCAGCCAGTCCTACCCCACCACCGTGGACGATCTGTGGGAGGCCTGCACCCGGCCCGAGCGCCTCGCCCGATGGTTCGCACCGGTCGGCGGCGACCTGCGCCTCGGCGGTCGCTATCAGGTAGAGGGCAATGCCTCCGGCGAGGTGGTGGCCTGCGACCCACCGCGATCGTTCACCGTGACATGGGAGTTCGGCGGCGACTCCAGCCAGGTGACGGTGCGCCTCACCCAGGAGGACGACCGTGCGCGACTCACCCTCGAACACGAGCACACGGGCGATGCCGACTCCCCGTTCTGGGCCCAATTCGGTCCCGGCGCAACGGGAGTGGGCTGGGATCTCGCACTGCTCGGTCTGTCGCTCCACCTGATCAGCGGGCAGGACCGCCCGGACGATCCCGAAGCCTTCGCCCGCACCGAATCCGCTCGGCAGTTCATCCGTGCCGCGAGCGATCGCTGGGGTGAGGCATCGGCCCGAGCCGGAACGCCGCAGGAGGACGCCACCGCCGCCGCGCACCGCACCACCGCCTTCTACCTTGGCGAAGCACCGGCCTGA
- a CDS encoding Txe/YoeB family addiction module toxin, whose product MTERKLVFTAYGWETYTSWLTRDRTILKAANKLINAVLADPFTGIGKPEPLKHQLAGNWSRRISREHRLIYAVTDTEIIVVGVGGNYDD is encoded by the coding sequence ATGACTGAGCGCAAGCTCGTCTTCACCGCCTACGGGTGGGAGACCTACACATCGTGGCTCACACGTGATCGCACGATTCTGAAGGCAGCCAACAAGCTGATCAACGCGGTGCTCGCCGATCCGTTCACCGGCATCGGTAAACCCGAGCCACTCAAACATCAACTTGCCGGAAACTGGTCCCGCCGAATATCCCGAGAGCACCGCCTGATCTACGCCGTGACCGACACCGAGATCATCGTCGTCGGCGTCGGCGGCAACTACGACGACTGA
- a CDS encoding type II toxin-antitoxin system Phd/YefM family antitoxin yields the protein MTALPISTVRQQLFSLVQQVNDDHDTVTVVTKSGENAVLVSEADWNSIQETLYVLATHGGVRLLESARAAERGEFEARELLDTDD from the coding sequence ATGACCGCATTACCGATCTCGACCGTTCGCCAGCAGCTGTTCTCGCTGGTGCAGCAGGTCAACGATGACCACGACACGGTCACCGTCGTGACCAAGAGCGGCGAGAACGCTGTGCTCGTATCCGAGGCGGACTGGAACTCCATTCAGGAAACGCTGTACGTCCTGGCCACTCACGGTGGAGTTCGTCTGCTCGAATCCGCACGTGCGGCGGAACGAGGCGAGTTCGAGGCGCGCGAACTGCTGGATACCGATGACTGA